From the genome of Bradyrhizobium sp. ORS 278:
CCGGCCGCGGATTTTCCCGCAGCATTGGTCTCGCTCGGCGCCACCGTGAAGACCAACAAGCGGTCGATCTCGGCGGATGATTTCTTCAAGGGCCTGTTCACCACCGCGCTGGAAGACGGCGAGATCATCACCGAGGTGTCGTTCCCGGTTCCGGAGAAGGCCGGCTACGCCAAGATGCGGCATCCGGCGTCGCGCTTCGCGCTGACCGGCGTGTTCGTCACCAAGACCAAGGGTGGCGATGTCCGCGTCGCGGCGACCGGCGCCTCGCAGAGCGGCGTGATGCGGGTGTCGGCGATCGAGGCGGCGCTGCAGGCGAACTGGTCGGCCTCGGCGATCGACGGCGTGACGGTGTCGGCGTCGGGCCTGCTCAGCGACATCCACGGCTCGGCCGATTACCGCGCCAATCTCGTGAAGGTGATGGCGCAGCGCGCGGTGCAAGCCGCGGGCTGAGTGTCTGGCGCGGATCATTCCGCATCACGGCACGACAAATTCCAAACGGCGCGCAGCGATGCGCGCCGTTTTGCTTTGCGGCATACGGCGCGCTTGCGTTGACCTCATCCGCGCGGGACAATCGAGGGATCAGGACACGCCATTCGAAGCGCGCGAGGTCGAGTTGATCTCGTCATGAGCGCGATGAACGAACCAAGGACACAACGACGTGCTCGACAAGACCGCCCCTCACAACCAGACCCGCGCCACCGGCCCGCTCGCAGGCTTCCGCATCGTCGAGTTCGCCGGCATCGGACCTGGGCCGTTTGCCTGCATGCTGCTGGCCGACATGGGCGCGGAGGTGGTGACGCTGGATCGTGTCGGCGCGCGCAAGACCATGAAGTCGGTCGCCGGCCGCGGTCGCAAGGTGATCGAGCTCGATCTGAAGGACAAGGCGGTCATCGCCGAGGTGCTCGACCTGCTCGCCGGCGCCGATGCGCTCATCGAGGGCTTTCGTCCGGGCGTGATGGAACGGCTCGGGCTCGGCCCGGATGTCGTGCTCGCGCGCAATCCGAAGCTGGTCTACGGCCGCATGACCGGTTGGGGTCAGGAGGGCCCGCTCGCACATGCTGCCGGCCACGACATCAACTACATCTCGATCACCGGCGCGCTCGCCGCGATCGGCCCGAGGGAGCGGCCCGTGCCGCCGCTCAACCTGGTCGGCGATTTCGGCGGCGGCGCGCTGTATCTCGTCGTCGGCGTGCTCGCCGCGCTGCTGGAAGCATCGAAGTCCGGCAAGGGCCAGGTGGTGGACACCGCGATGTGCGACGGCGCCGCCTCCCTGCTCGCGATGTTCTTCGACCTCACCGCGATGGGCCGCTGGACCGAGGGACGCGAGCGCAACTTCCTCGACGGCGGCGCGCATTTCTACGGCGTCTACGAATGCGCCTGCGGCAACTTCATCTCGATCGGCTCGATCGAGCCGCAATTCTACATGCTGCTGCGCCAGCACGCCGGCCTCAGCGATCCCGCCTTCGAGGCGCAGATGGACCCGCGCGCCTGGCCGGCGCTGAAGGAGAAGCTGGTCGCGGTGTTCAAGACCAAGACGCGCGAGGAGTGGTGCGCGATCATGGAAGGCACCGACGTCTGCTTCGCGCCGGTGCTGACGATGTCGGAAGCTCCCAAGCACGCCCACATGGCGGCGCGGGGCGTGTTCGTCGAGCGCCACGGTGTGACGCAACCCGCGCCGGCGCCGCGCTTCTCGCGGACGCCTTCGACCATCCGCGAGCCGGAGGTCGCCGAGATCGGGGCATTGGTGCATGCGTGGAAGGCGGGGCGGTGAGCTCATCGTCGCAGACATGCCGACCACGCCCTAACCATCCCATCGGAATGAGTTGATCGCGCTCGCGCCCCAACCACGGTGTCATCCCGGCGAACGCCGGGATCCATAACCACCGTCCGTGCTGAGACGAAGATCGTTTGCCACCATGCCCTGCTGAGACATCACGTGGTATGGGTCCCGGCTCAAGGCCGGGACGACGTTGTTTGTGGAGCGGCAGTGTGCCTCCAGGCCCACCGTCATTGCGAGCGAAGCGACGCAATCCAGGGCCAGGGCGGGACTCTGGATTGCTTCGTCGCTCCGCTCCTCGCAATGACGGGCAAACCTGCTCGTCCTACTCCGCCGCCTCGACCTTCAGCACGCCGCGGCGGATCTGGTCTTCCTCGATCGATTCGAACAGCGCCTTGAAGTTGCCTTCGCCAAAACCGTCGTCGCCCTTGCGCTGGATGAACTCGAAGAAGATCGGGCCGATGGCATTGGCTGAGAAGATCTGCAACAGCACCTTGGTCTGGCCGCCGTCGACGACGCCCTCGCCGTCGATGAGGATGCCATTGCGCTTGAGACGCGCGACGTCCTCGCCGTGTTTCGGCAGCCTGCTATCGATGCGCTCGAAATAGGTCTCGGGCGGCGACGGCATGAACGGCAGGCCTGAGGCGCGCAGGCCCTCGACGGTCGTGTAGATGTCGCGCGCGCCGCAGGCGACGTGCTGGATGCCCTCCCCGCGATAGGACTTCAGATATTCCTCGATCTGCCCGGAATCACCGGCGTCCTCGTTGATCGGAATCCGGATCTTGCCGTCCGGGCTGGTCAGCGCGCGCGAGAACAGGCCGGAGGCGCGACCCTCGATGTCGAAGAAGCGGATCTGGCGGAAGTTGAACAGCTTCTCGTAGAAGCCGGCCCAGACGTCCATGCGGCCGCGATGGACGTTGTGAGTGAGGTGATCGATATAGTACAGCCCGGAGCCCGCCGGGCGCGGGTCGCGCGCGCCGATCCAGACGAATTCGAGGTCATAGGCCGCGCCCTTGGCGCCGTAGCGATCGACCAGATACAGCAGGCTGCCGCCGATCCCCTTGAGCGCGGGTACGTCAAGCGTCTTCTGCTGTGCAGGCAGATCGGCGGGTTCGGCACCGAGCGCGATCGCCCTTGCATAAGCCATCCTGGCGTCGACCACCCGGAACGCCATCGATGGCGCGCACGGGCCGTGCGCGGCGACGAAGTCCTGGCCGTGGCTGCCCGGCTCCTCGTTGACGAGGTAGTTGATGTCGCCCTGGCGGTACAGCGTGATCGCCTTGGTCTTGTGGCGCGCGACGGCAGTAAAGCCCATCAGCTTGAACAGGGCGTGCAACTGCCCGGCATCGGGATGGGCGTATTCGACGAACTCGAAGCCGTCGGTGCCCATCGGATTGTCGGCGGAGATGGTGGCAGGCGGCGCATCGTGCGGAAACGGACCCATGGCAAAGCTCCTTGGCTGATCGAGCCATGATCTCTCCAATTCGGCGCATGGAGCATGCAAACCATTGTCATTTTCGCCAAGATATGCACGATCCGTGCATGACCTCGGAGATTGCCGCATGATTTCGGTCGACAGCTTCGATCTCCGCATCCTGGCCGCGCTGCAGGACGATGGCCGGCTGACCAACCAGGAACTGGCAGATCTCGCCGGCCTCTCTGCCTCGCAATGCTCGCGTCGTCGGATGCGGCTGGAGGAGGACGGCGTCATCGCCGGCTACCGCGCCCAGCTTGCGAGCCAGGCGCTCGGCTTCGAACTGATCGCCTTCATCCAGATCACCCTGGCCACCCACTCGCCCGACAATGCCCAGAAGTTTCGCGCACTGGTCAACCGTGTCGATGACATCCAGGAGGCCTACGCTCTGACCGGCGACTCCGACTATCTCCTCAAGGTCGTGCTGCGCGACCTCAAGAGCCTGTCGGACATCGTCAACAATGTGCTGATGCCGCATCAGAGCGTCGCCCATGTGCGCTCCTCGATCGTGCTCGACCGGCTGAAGGAGAGCGCGAAGCTGCCGCTGGCGTCGCTGCCGACGAGCTGACGGGAGGGCGCGAATCGAGGGAACTTCGGCATTCACCCCCACGCGGGCTTTTGCGACAGTCGCCGCGCTCCAAATTTTGCGAGACGACCATGGCGCTGCAGCTTCGCCCCAACTGCGAGTATTGCGACAAGGACCTGCCGCCGTCCGCGACGGATGCGCGGATCTGTTCGTATGAATGCACCTTCTGCGCCGAGTGCGTGGAGACGAAACTGTTCAACGTCTGCCCCAACTGCGGCGGCGGTTTTGCACCGCGGCCGATCCGGCCGGCGCGGGAATGGCGCGCGGGCGTCTGCACGGCGAAGCAGTTGCCGTCGGACAAGCGCGTGCATCTGAAGTATGCGGCCGAAGACGTCGCGGCGTTTGTGGCCGACGTAAAGAACGTTCTGCCGGTGAACCGCTGACTGCATTTGCCGTCATTGCGAGCGCAGCGAAGCAATCCAGGACTGCACGCGCGACTCTGGATTGCTTCGCTGCGCTCGCAATGACGCCTACTCGGCAGCAACGATCGTGCCCTCCACATCGCCGAAGCCGACGCGATAGCCTTGGCCCTGGCACCAGCCGCGCATGACGAGCGAGTCGCCGTCTTCCAGGAAGGTGCGCTTCACGCCGCCTGCGAGTTCGACCGGCTCGGTGCCGTTCCAACTGATCTCCAACAGGCTGCCGCGCTGGTGCTTGTCCGGGCCGGAGATGGTGCCGCTGCCAAGGAGGTCGCCAACGCTCATCGCGCAGCCCGACGAGGCGTGGTGTATCAGTTGCTGGACGCTCGACCAGTACATGTATTTGAAGTTGGTTTGCGCAATGGTCCGCGCGGCGGCGCCCGCGCTCAGCGAAACCTCGAGCGCGAGATCGTAGTTCTGCGCGTTCTTCTGCTGCAGATAGGGCAACGGCACCGGCTGCTGCGCCGGCCCCGCGATACGGAACGGTTCCAGCGCCTCCCGCGTCACGACCCACGGGCTGATCGAGGTCGCGAACGCCTTGGCCTGGAACGGGCCGAGCGGGACGTATTCCCATTGCTGGATGTCGCGCGCGCTCCAGTCGTTGAGCAGCACGAAGCCGAAGATCATCGCTTCCGCCTGCGCCTCGGTCAGCATCTCGCCGAGGCGCGAGGACTGGCCGATGACGACGCCCATCTCCAGCTCGAAATCGAGCCGCTTACAGGGACCGAAGCTCGGCACGTCGGCGCTCGGCGGCTTGAGCTGGCCGCGCGGCCGGCGCACCTTCGTGCCGGACACGACAACCGTGGAGGCGCGGCCGTTGTAGCCGATCGGCATGTGCAGCCAGTTCGGCTGCAGCGCGTTGTCCTTGCCGCGGAACATCACTCCGACATTGGTGGCGTGCTCCCTCGATGAGTAGAAGTCGGTGTAGCCGGCGACGCGGAACGGCAGATGCAACGTCACGTCCTGGCGCGGCAGCAGCGCGCGGCTGCGCAGCGGCCTGTCGTCGCGCAGCCGCGGAGTATCCTCGCGCAACAACGCGCTGATCGCCGCGCGCGTCCTCGACCACACGGCGGGGCCGAGCGCCATGAAGGCATTGAGCGAGGGTTGCGCGAACACCTCGTAGGCCGGCGACAGGTCGAGCAGGCCTTCGTCCTCGAGCACCGCGAGGTCGAGCACGTAGTCGCCGATGGCGACGCCGACGCGGGACTTCGGCGAGTCCGCCGCCGAGAACACGCCATAGGGCAGGTTCTGGATCGGAAAATCGGAGGTCGGATCGACCGGGATGAAGGAGCGGAGCGAGGGATCGTTAGAGTGGGGCAAACTGCTTCTCCAAACGGATCGTCATGCCCGGGCTTGACCCGGGCATCCATATCCACCCGGCGGGCTGATAGACGTGGATGGCCGGGTCAAGCCCGGCCATGACGGCGGTGACATGGCTCAGCCTACGGCCTGTTCGGATCGAAGCGCTTTTCCAATCCGTTCCAGCAATCGGCGTAGTCCGGCTGCAGGGTGCCGGACTCGGCGGCATGCCTGGTGATCCGCTGCGGGAAGCGGGTCTCGAACATGAAGGCCATGGTGCCCGTCAGCTTCACCGGCTTCAGCTCGCTGTTGCTGGCGTGGTCGAACGCCTCGCGGTCCGGGCCGTGCGGCAGCATGCAATTGTGCAGGCTCATGCCGCCGGGCACGAAGCCTTGCGGCTTGGCGTCGTAGACGCCGTAGATCAGGCCCATGAACTCCGACATGATGTTCATGTGATACCAAGGCGGACGGAAGGTGTTGTCGGCCACCATCCAGCGCTCGGGGAAGATCACGAAATCGATGTTGGCCGTGCCGGCGGTTTCCGACGGCGAGGTCAGCACCGTGAAGAT
Proteins encoded in this window:
- the hppD gene encoding 4-hydroxyphenylpyruvate dioxygenase; this encodes MGPFPHDAPPATISADNPMGTDGFEFVEYAHPDAGQLHALFKLMGFTAVARHKTKAITLYRQGDINYLVNEEPGSHGQDFVAAHGPCAPSMAFRVVDARMAYARAIALGAEPADLPAQQKTLDVPALKGIGGSLLYLVDRYGAKGAAYDLEFVWIGARDPRPAGSGLYYIDHLTHNVHRGRMDVWAGFYEKLFNFRQIRFFDIEGRASGLFSRALTSPDGKIRIPINEDAGDSGQIEEYLKSYRGEGIQHVACGARDIYTTVEGLRASGLPFMPSPPETYFERIDSRLPKHGEDVARLKRNGILIDGEGVVDGGQTKVLLQIFSANAIGPIFFEFIQRKGDDGFGEGNFKALFESIEEDQIRRGVLKVEAAE
- a CDS encoding DUF1272 domain-containing protein — its product is MALQLRPNCEYCDKDLPPSATDARICSYECTFCAECVETKLFNVCPNCGGGFAPRPIRPAREWRAGVCTAKQLPSDKRVHLKYAAEDVAAFVADVKNVLPVNR
- a CDS encoding xanthine dehydrogenase family protein subunit M; translation: MYETTYHRASSVDEAAALFSKGSEAKFLAGGHTLIPVMKQRLASPSDVIDIGKIKDLIGVQLAGDTLVIKAATTYYDIMTNADVKKAIPAIAHLTSVLGDPAVRARGTIGGSIANNDPAADFPAALVSLGATVKTNKRSISADDFFKGLFTTALEDGEIITEVSFPVPEKAGYAKMRHPASRFALTGVFVTKTKGGDVRVAATGASQSGVMRVSAIEAALQANWSASAIDGVTVSASGLLSDIHGSADYRANLVKVMAQRAVQAAG
- the fahA gene encoding fumarylacetoacetase codes for the protein MPHSNDPSLRSFIPVDPTSDFPIQNLPYGVFSAADSPKSRVGVAIGDYVLDLAVLEDEGLLDLSPAYEVFAQPSLNAFMALGPAVWSRTRAAISALLREDTPRLRDDRPLRSRALLPRQDVTLHLPFRVAGYTDFYSSREHATNVGVMFRGKDNALQPNWLHMPIGYNGRASTVVVSGTKVRRPRGQLKPPSADVPSFGPCKRLDFELEMGVVIGQSSRLGEMLTEAQAEAMIFGFVLLNDWSARDIQQWEYVPLGPFQAKAFATSISPWVVTREALEPFRIAGPAQQPVPLPYLQQKNAQNYDLALEVSLSAGAAARTIAQTNFKYMYWSSVQQLIHHASSGCAMSVGDLLGSGTISGPDKHQRGSLLEISWNGTEPVELAGGVKRTFLEDGDSLVMRGWCQGQGYRVGFGDVEGTIVAAE
- a CDS encoding Lrp/AsnC family transcriptional regulator; this encodes MISVDSFDLRILAALQDDGRLTNQELADLAGLSASQCSRRRMRLEEDGVIAGYRAQLASQALGFELIAFIQITLATHSPDNAQKFRALVNRVDDIQEAYALTGDSDYLLKVVLRDLKSLSDIVNNVLMPHQSVAHVRSSIVLDRLKESAKLPLASLPTS
- a CDS encoding CaiB/BaiF CoA-transferase family protein; the encoded protein is MLDKTAPHNQTRATGPLAGFRIVEFAGIGPGPFACMLLADMGAEVVTLDRVGARKTMKSVAGRGRKVIELDLKDKAVIAEVLDLLAGADALIEGFRPGVMERLGLGPDVVLARNPKLVYGRMTGWGQEGPLAHAAGHDINYISITGALAAIGPRERPVPPLNLVGDFGGGALYLVVGVLAALLEASKSGKGQVVDTAMCDGAASLLAMFFDLTAMGRWTEGRERNFLDGGAHFYGVYECACGNFISIGSIEPQFYMLLRQHAGLSDPAFEAQMDPRAWPALKEKLVAVFKTKTREEWCAIMEGTDVCFAPVLTMSEAPKHAHMAARGVFVERHGVTQPAPAPRFSRTPSTIREPEVAEIGALVHAWKAGR